The sequence GGAAACGTTTCAGAAAAGAAGGTCTTCCCAAAGTTGACCAGCAAGGTGCCATACACTGCGCCCAGCAATGACATACGACCGCCCACTGCTGCATAGATCACCATTTCGATCGATGGCACAATACCGACAAAGGATGGCGACATAAAGCCAACCTGCAGCGTGAACATTGCGCCACCAATCGCGGAAAAGAGTGCAGCGACACAATATACAAATATTTTAAAACTGGCGACGTCGTAGCCGGAGAAACGCACCCGCTCTTCTTTGTCACGCATCGCCATTAACAAACGGCCCAATTTGGACGTCAGGATAATGCGACCAAACACCACGCAACTCAGCAATAGTCCAGCATTGACGAAATACAACATTAACTTTGCCGAGTCGGTGCGAATATCCCATCCCAGCATCGTCTTCAAATCCGTGATGCCGTTAACGCCGCCGGTCAGGCCTTGCTGTCCGATAATCAGAATAGACAGAATGGCGGCTATTGCCTGCGTCACGATGGAGAAATAGACGTCTCCAACGCGTCGCTTGAACATGGCGATACCGATTATCAACGCCAGTAATGTTGGCACGATCAACACTGCCAAAATAGTAAAACTGAGGCTATGGAATGGCTTCCACATCATTGGCAATTGGGTGATCTGGTTCCAGTCCATAAAATCTGGAATGCCGGGTGTCGACTGGATTTTTGTGCTGATGGGATCAGATGCTTCAAGTTTCAGAAACATCGCCATGCAATAGCCACCCAAACCGAAGAATACGCCCTGCCCCAAACTCAGGATGCCACCATAACCCCAGCACAGCACTAAGCCCACGGCGACGAAAGCATAAGTCAGATATTTGCCGACCAAATTCAGACGAAAACTATCAAACAAGAGGGGAAACACCACTAACAACAGTACACCGAGTATCAGCAGTCCGATAGCACCGGATCGACCGCCCAACAATTTTTCGTATACCGTATTCATATTGCGCCTTTGTACGATTGGAAGGGCACGCTTATTTGCGCAGCCGGGCAGAAAACAGACCTTGTGGACGCAACATCAGGATCAGGATCACGGCCGATAAGGTCAACACCTTGGCCATCGAACCGGTCAGGAAAAACTCGGCTGTGGATTGGGTCTGGGCAATCGTGAAAGCCGAAGCGATGGTACCAATGAGACTTTGCGCGCCGCCAAAAACCACTACCAGAAAGGTGTCCACGATATACAAGGAGCCACTAGTCGGGCCAGTTGAACCAATCGTCGTGAATGCGGCGCCAGCGATACCGGCTACGCCACAACCAAGAGCAAAGGTGCTGCGATCAACCTTGCGCGTATTGATGCCGACAGCACCACTCATCACACGGTTCTGGACCGTAGCGCGTACTTGCAAACCCCAGCGCGAACGGAATAACA is a genomic window of Glaciimonas sp. CA11.2 containing:
- the urtC gene encoding urea ABC transporter permease subunit UrtC translates to MNTVYEKLLGGRSGAIGLLILGVLLLVVFPLLFDSFRLNLVGKYLTYAFVAVGLVLCWGYGGILSLGQGVFFGLGGYCMAMFLKLEASDPISTKIQSTPGIPDFMDWNQITQLPMMWKPFHSLSFTILAVLIVPTLLALIIGIAMFKRRVGDVYFSIVTQAIAAILSILIIGQQGLTGGVNGITDLKTMLGWDIRTDSAKLMLYFVNAGLLLSCVVFGRIILTSKLGRLLMAMRDKEERVRFSGYDVASFKIFVYCVAALFSAIGGAMFTLQVGFMSPSFVGIVPSIEMVIYAAVGGRMSLLGAVYGTLLVNFGKTFFSETFPELWLFLMGGLFIVVVMYFPNGLAGLYDSHGKKWLLKLMPRRSVKESLLPTPVVVPVKKNSVIPTSDRTLANSDGGNLEVLK